The following proteins are co-located in the Desulfonatronum sp. SC1 genome:
- the tmk gene encoding dTMP kinase yields MFITFEGIEGSGKSTQSRMTFDHLQQRGVPALWTRQPGGCDLGSRLRALLLGREGDGLTPLSELFLYLADRTQHVAEVIRPALAAGTVVLCDRFTDSTVAYQGYGRGLDVSLIHRLNAVAVDGCLPDLTLILDLPVETGLNRARTRNADQGQTESEGRFEAEETAFHQRIRDGYLTLAADNPDRYAVIPAQGDPEEVFGRVWPMVCSRLGIAEHLL; encoded by the coding sequence ATGTTCATCACCTTTGAAGGCATCGAGGGCAGCGGCAAGAGTACGCAGAGCCGGATGACGTTCGACCATCTCCAACAGCGAGGCGTTCCGGCGCTCTGGACGCGGCAGCCGGGAGGCTGCGACCTGGGGAGCCGGTTGCGGGCCTTGCTACTGGGCCGGGAAGGCGACGGGCTGACGCCGCTGAGCGAATTGTTCCTGTACCTGGCCGACCGGACCCAGCACGTGGCCGAGGTCATCCGCCCGGCCCTGGCCGCTGGCACGGTGGTACTCTGCGACCGCTTCACGGACTCCACCGTGGCGTATCAAGGCTACGGGCGGGGCCTGGACGTGTCCCTGATCCACCGGCTCAACGCCGTGGCCGTGGACGGCTGCCTGCCCGATCTGACCCTGATCCTGGACCTGCCCGTGGAAACCGGCCTGAACCGGGCCCGAACCCGCAACGCGGACCAAGGCCAAACCGAAAGCGAAGGCCGGTTCGAGGCCGAAGAGACGGCCTTCCACCAACGCATCCGGGACGGCTACCTGACTTTGGCCGCGGATAATCCGGACCGCTACGCCGTGATTCCGGCGCAAGGCGACCCGGAAGAGGTCTTTGGGCGGGTTTGGCCGATGGTGTGCTCCAGGCTGGGAATCGCCGAGCATCTGCTGTAA
- a CDS encoding class I SAM-dependent methyltransferase has protein sequence MSHERQGPPSGLLQSWTLLLDQNRIPGPVLDLACGDGRNGIFAARHGLEVICCDRSRPDLRRARREAGVQGVRIRLWWTDLEAADRAPLPENTFGAVLVFRYLHRPLIPEIRRAVRPGGYVIYETFTVDQPKFGPPRNPDHLLKPGELEEWFRDWEVLHRFEGVLNDPDRAMARIVARKPSD, from the coding sequence ATGAGCCATGAACGGCAAGGCCCGCCATCCGGGTTGCTGCAATCCTGGACACTTCTGCTTGACCAGAACCGCATCCCCGGGCCGGTTCTGGACCTGGCCTGCGGTGACGGGCGCAACGGGATATTCGCGGCCCGACACGGCCTGGAGGTGATTTGCTGCGACCGCTCCCGGCCAGACCTGCGACGGGCGCGGCGGGAGGCCGGGGTCCAGGGTGTGCGGATCAGGTTGTGGTGGACGGATCTGGAGGCAGCGGACAGAGCGCCGTTGCCGGAAAATACCTTCGGCGCGGTGCTGGTCTTTCGGTATCTGCACAGGCCGTTGATCCCGGAAATACGTCGGGCCGTACGCCCTGGCGGATACGTGATCTACGAGACCTTCACCGTGGACCAGCCCAAGTTCGGCCCCCCGCGCAATCCGGATCACCTGCTCAAACCGGGAGAGTTGGAGGAGTGGTTCAGGGACTGGGAGGTGCTGCATCGGTTCGAGGGCGTCCTCAACGACCCGGACCGGGCAATGGCCCGGATCGTGGCCCGGAAACCGAGCGATTGA
- a CDS encoding Hsp20/alpha crystallin family protein, which yields MVIDMSPFYGGMDNFDRVFNELWGPLNISQRRVAYPPLNISEDADALYVRCEIPGVSVEDIDLTFTDSTLVIKGERKIEKGKYFRQERPTGNFQRVVNVNSPVDVDKVKAVAKNGLLEIRLPKTEDTKPRKISIDSMN from the coding sequence ATGGTTATCGACATGAGTCCCTTCTACGGCGGCATGGACAATTTCGACAGGGTTTTCAACGAGCTGTGGGGCCCGTTGAACATCAGCCAACGCAGAGTCGCCTATCCTCCGCTGAACATCAGCGAGGACGCGGACGCTCTGTACGTGCGCTGCGAAATTCCCGGGGTCAGCGTGGAGGACATCGACCTAACCTTTACGGATTCGACCCTGGTGATCAAGGGCGAGCGGAAGATCGAAAAAGGCAAGTACTTCCGCCAGGAGCGCCCCACGGGGAATTTTCAGCGGGTGGTGAACGTCAACTCTCCGGTGGACGTGGACAAGGTCAAGGCCGTGGCCAAGAACGGTCTCTTGGAAATTCGGCTGCCCAAGACCGAGGACACCAAGCCCCGCAAGATTTCCATCGACAGCATGAATTAG
- a CDS encoding Hsp20/alpha crystallin family protein has product MSKDIAQTEAKGLPRMKPATDILETGDGFFIYVDMPGVRKEDLVIDLSDDELRIGGKSAYQGVTNENRIHVEFGNVEYTRAFTLSHIVDRERIKATLKNGVLELHLPKAEKSLPRKIQVELE; this is encoded by the coding sequence ATGAGCAAGGATATCGCCCAAACCGAAGCCAAGGGACTGCCGAGGATGAAGCCGGCCACCGACATCCTGGAAACCGGCGACGGATTCTTCATCTATGTGGATATGCCAGGGGTGCGCAAGGAAGACCTGGTCATCGACCTCTCGGACGACGAACTGCGCATCGGCGGCAAGTCCGCCTACCAGGGGGTGACCAACGAGAACCGGATTCACGTGGAATTCGGCAATGTGGAATACACCCGGGCCTTCACCCTGTCGCATATCGTGGACCGGGAAAGGATCAAGGCGACCCTGAAGAACGGTGTTCTGGAACTGCATCTGCCCAAGGCGGAGAAATCCCTACCCCGCAAGATTCAGGTTGAGTTGGAATAA
- a CDS encoding Hsp20/alpha crystallin family protein — protein MLNRFFPAMRPKGNVERARQPDLFSMMEPFFSTPFPARGSFEKMMPAVDVSETEQAVLVNAELPGLAAEDVELHVENNYLVLRGEKKEEREEKKENAVHRECSYGRFSRSIPLPTEVQSDKVTAKFKNGVLKVTLPKSEKAQTRRISIES, from the coding sequence ATGTTGAATCGTTTCTTTCCCGCGATGCGGCCCAAAGGCAACGTCGAGAGAGCGCGACAACCGGATCTGTTCAGCATGATGGAGCCTTTTTTCTCGACTCCATTTCCGGCCAGGGGATCGTTTGAAAAAATGATGCCCGCGGTGGACGTCTCCGAAACCGAACAGGCCGTGCTGGTCAATGCCGAACTGCCGGGCTTGGCGGCTGAGGATGTGGAACTGCACGTTGAAAACAACTATCTGGTTCTGCGCGGCGAGAAGAAAGAGGAACGAGAAGAGAAAAAGGAAAACGCCGTACACAGGGAATGCTCCTACGGCAGATTCAGCCGCTCCATCCCCTTGCCGACGGAAGTCCAGTCCGACAAGGTCACGGCCAAGTTCAAGAACGGGGTGCTGAAAGTCACCCTGCCCAAAAGCGAAAAGGCCCAGACCAGGCGCATTTCCATCGAAAGCTGA